In Choristoneura fumiferana chromosome 27, NRCan_CFum_1, whole genome shotgun sequence, the sequence GTGGAAGAGCACCAATCATCGAGATGGTGCGGGTGGAAACCACCCTTaagcagttgtctcaccgccggcgaggaaacgattggctgtcgactattttctcgctcaagaaacgaacaaaagatataagatcctgtgtgagtaaaagagacataattatatattaatagttgatcgctggcggttcataCTGCCGGCGAGAAGTCGAGAACTCGCTCTGACATCTTTGGTCGCAGccacaagagctataaaactcgctgagctataaaactagctcagcgctattagcttggcggccgcccggctcgagcgagtggagcgagtaatcgcccgtcgtgctcgaacactcgcttttcactgctcgcccactcgtttctagttactcgctctgctcgcttctcgctcatcgtcggcggtgggacaagtgccttatgctGAGTGCTACGGTGATGGAACAAAAATTCAGGAATTTTATTGATGCGTGCACCGCAGGACTAGACATTGTGGTGAAGGCCAATATCCAGCAGTGCTTCTTTCgtctgatgatgataaaaataagGTTTGTTTCAGCTGTAATCTGCCTGGTAGCTTCAGTGCTGGGAGTGACGGCGGGAGCACACTGGTCCCACAGGAGCTACAAGGCCAAGCTGCCTCTCCAAATAATCCTCAAtcaaattaggttttttttttaattgtgtgtgCGTATCCTATTTTCTAGTGATGATGTTATAGGAATAAATATACCCATATTCTTACAATttagaaagaaaatattaaatggGAAGTCGCTAAAGTCAGATCGAAGACAgttgataaatattattacaaatattagggccctcgcccacggcgacttttgGTAGCGATGCAGTCGCGAGTTTTGTAAATGCTCGACAGCATCGCTGTAATATAAGGAGAGGTGGGAGGTGGCCAATAAGACGATATCTGTAGTCGTGCGTAAAGAGAACAAGAACAAGAACccctttttattaattaaaccttagattatatacatcactagatgaaaacccggcttcgctcgggtaatacgtagactcataataacatgtttgaaaaaatatttttttccagagtaaagactgtcgtacttatcgaaaaatctgacgtatattcccatgcttaatattatcacaaacgtactttcacagctaacctacgtatcggtattattctctagtagatatttctcctaaatcttatttgcccaaataactatgatgtctctttCTCAtcatcaaagaaattagacctaaagggccccatatacttacggtacgattcgtctgtacgatcgatctgatgaaaatcgacgaatcgtaccgtgtgtggggcccttaagaggtcacaatggagaacgaaatgcaaacctgtgacacctgtgacgccactttgatgtgatgactttgacatgtttacttcgcaacgccattatatacttagtaatttattcaagtttatattgaaaatactcgataatccgaattttccgcctacaagttgtcgactcggattgactaattttttacgctcttcaatttgatgtgcatttcgttcgagtctaccgtacccgttgacgaaattattaatatagatgattgtcgctgacacaagcaatatgcgtttatgtagcagtaaactattgttactgctaaacactgaaagtggccaattgccatactacaTCGCTACTAACGCGCGTTAGTCGCATTGCCAACGCGCTACTAACGCGCTGCAGCATCGCGACTGTATTGATGCAAACGCGCGATGGTTTCGGACGACATCGTGGAGAGAACGGAGGGAGGGTGTGAAGGGAGGGAGGGTGAAGCGCGGCAGTAGCGCGTTTGCATCGCGACTGAATCGTGGTTATGTGGGCGAGGGTACACAGCTAGCGaccgcatcgcgactgtatctatgcgaacgcgcgacagcatcgctactgcATCGCTGCAAAAAGTCGCCGTTGGCGAGCGGCCTTATGGAACCAACCATAGGTGTACCAGATTACAGGAaataaatttgacaaaaataaacacatattaaagttgcaaaacaaacagtcatatatttttggaatAAGTCATGAATTATTGGCACCCGCAGCCACACTGTCCGGAGATGGAGACAGAGCCGGAGGCGGGCACGGTGCCGCTGAAGTCGACGGAGCCGAGCACCGGCACGGAGCCGACGACGACGGTGTTCCCGCCCACGCCGATGTCGCCCGCCACGCCCACCTTCCCGGTGCCCACGCCGCCGTACGAGCCGCACGACGCGGAGCTGACCGAACTGAGGACTTGGCTGCCCAGGCTGGACACGCCACTGTTGCTGCCCAGGCTGGACACGCCACTGTTGCTGCCAAAGTTGGACAGGCCAATGTTGCCCAGGCTAAGCCCAGAACCCCCCATGTTGGAGCACCCAATGCTGATCGGTGCCGGAGAGTAGCCGTAGGAGATCTGGCCGCAACCACACTGCTGGCTCATCACAGACtgcaaaataaagttataaatcagTCTTCgtacataggtatatatttttagcaACAGAACTCTAACAGataacaataaattttaaaataaaaaacctgactgccctaaaaaatactaaaaagaagaaaacaagtttagtgggctagaactctgttagtAGCTAGTTTAAGTCGAGTCGATGTCGAGTCGGGTcccattaggtactaagaatttttgagctggtcacgatttgaatgggtcccgactgttgagctTTAAGTTACTCAGCTACTTAACAGACTTTAGctcactagacttgttttcttcttttcggtttttgtttttttttttattgttttatttcacacgtTTTTGATATTATCCTGAATATATTCAAACAATTATagcccatatatatttagaattggGCTAATtcttagctttcatttgataccctactcgataggattgttttttttttaaaactcacAATATGGCGCCAAAAAGCCGCTACCTTGATTTTTCAGGAATTTCATGTagccagtgtcactcgcgtcatcaagaggaatccaatgacgtatcatttatcagaatcggttcagccgttgagtagttacgataggacataggaatagacatacatacattccatttctatttttaaccgacttcaaaataaaaaaaaacggccaagagcgtgtcaaacacgctcaaaatagggttccgtagc encodes:
- the LOC141443543 gene encoding uncharacterized protein, producing the protein MSPFVVLALFAQACLIQSVMSQQCGCGQISYGYSPAPISIGCSNMGGSGLSLGNIGLSNFGSNSGVSSLGSNSGVSSLGSQVLSSVSSASCGSYGGVGTGKVGVAGDIGVGGNTVVVGSVPVLGSVDFSGTVPASGSVSISGQCGCGCQ